AGCTTGGTCTTTCTGAGCTTGGTTTTCTCAACTGCAAACCTggtgtggcttttgctttaggCCTAGTTTTATTAGCACTGTTTTGAGGTCCTCAGGCTGCTTTTAATAGCACTGTGAAtttctttactttaaaaaaaaaaaaccaaaaccaaaaaaacccacaaaaaagcATACCATAGAACCTAAAAATAGGAGATAAAAGTTTTTATCTAACCACAACTTTGTGCATTGCATAGAAAAGGCTTCCAACAGGACGTAAGGATGAAGCGGTTCATGGCCATGttaaacaggaataaaaacaaGGATCCCCCACCTGCCAAGCTGCTGGATCTAGCAGGACAGCTTTGCCAGGACCTCCAGAGCTCGTCTTCTAATCTGGAGAAGTTGGTTGGGGCCATGATGGGATGCAAACACAAGATGTCTTTTCTCACAAACATCCACGTTGTCCGAGCTTGTGTGTTCATTCATATCCGTAACGGGCAGCATGACACAGCCTGCAGACTCCTGGAGGTAGGGCTCTGTTCTTCGTGGAAACAACAGTATTAGGAAAATAGCAATTAGAGCTGTTAGTGCAGACTtactccagctgcagcacatgGAGTATTTCTAGCTGGTGTCCGGCAGTGGAAGGTGGTATATGTGCTTTGGTTGACCTGAAACATAGGATAAAGCCTTTGCTACATGCAATTACTATGAATCAGCCAAGGGGGAGAAGGTAATTGGGGGATTATGGGGTTGGTTGTAGTTTgtgaaagcaggatttttttgttctctattATGGTGGTTCTTGGAGTTTTTCACTAACTTAGGGCTCAGGACATAGAAGCCTTGGGGCGGCCAAGTTTAGAGGGCTTGCCAGGATGGGAGAATATGAAGAAGGTTGGATGGCACCACTCAGGGCGAGGAGGTTTTGCCTCTAGATCTGGTAACTTAGCCCTTTTCACTGGGGAGAAGGCAGCATTAGACAGGTAACTCCCTGCATACATTATAGAAGGAAGGTGTACAGTAAGCCATATCCTTGCATAATGCTACCAGCTTTGTCAAACCAGTAGGAATTTCTGAGTAAGTTTTTAGTTGTTGAGGGTTTTCTCCTTTGTAGGAAACCTGACTGACTACCTGGGAAGGGTTTGCTTACCTACTATTTTGTTCTAGTGTTGcaaggcagaagagaaggaggagCTGGTGCAACTTTGGCATGAGGTTCACTACCGGAGGGCTATGGAGAAACACCGCACGGATTTTCTGACACCACTGCAGAAATTCCGTTGCAGGAAGAGGTACTGTGGTGTGGGGAAACTGATttccagcccccacccccacccctctgtGGTAGTTAACAGATGCAGGGGGTAGAGATGCAGAGGGATCATTTTGCATCTCAGGATGGCTGCTTCTTGGAGTTgggtttttcttggttttttgaCCACTTGTGACAATGTGAGAAAATTCCCATGAATGTCTCTTTTTGGGTCCTTTTTAATCCTGTTCTCCTGTGCATAGGAATCCACCACCTATTTCCCTTTGTCCTGAAGGTTTGAAGAATCGAAACTATTCAGATGAAGTACgccagcagctgcacaggtTTGCTGCAGAGGTGACAACAAATCCAAATAAGAAACAGCGGGTAGGGTTGTGCTACGTCCAGTCAAGTCTCCTTGTCACAGTAAAGCAGACCTCTGCTATCAGGGGTCTATAACCGGTTTCATTCTAAATCCTTGTTTTCAGAAGGCCCAGTGGGGCTGGGCTTCCCCATATTTGATCTTTCCCTAAAGgtatccttaaaaaaatcatcaagtTCATGTGAAATCATTTCACTTGCTTTGAACAAAAAGATCAGGGGAAATAAATTCCTCACTGGGCTTTTAACCATTCTAATTTTGTAGTGATTAGGCAGCAAAGCAGTCGTTTCTCAGAAGAGCTGTATTGCAGTGATAAATAATTCTGACTTGACTGAGTTATAGCCTATATAAAATTGCACTTTGCTTACCAGAATATATTTTCCACTGACTTACCACACTAAATTCAagaatttcaaaacacagcaggctGTGTTGATGTATGCAGGTACCTACCTCATTTGGACAGGGACAGATTTGTAACGAAAGTGACATGTGAATTCGTCCAGTAATCCTGGTTGATTGCTGCCTTGCAAGGTGAAGGCTTCAGACTTTAAAGTCTGCCTCTGTGGTGCTCAGTTTTTCCAGCACCCTTATCATATGAGGCAGGATGGCCTGGTGACTAGTTCTGCAATGTGAAGCTGGTTTATTTCTTAGCCTTTTCACAAAGGAGCAACGActtccattttttcatttcaaaaaacCACTCTGAATTGGGAGAATAATGAAGCTGCATAATTAAAGTCCTAAAAGGTCAGGATACTGTGATCACTTATGCATTAATTTCCCAATACATTCTTCATTTATATGATCTCATTATTTAGTAGTTTAATACCGCAtaaatttttctgtgaatgtgaTACAGGTGTGTATACTGCTCACAGCTGTGGTAAATGCATTAGTGGTTATCCTACTAGTGTCATGTTAGCAATGTGAAGCTGTCAGTCTGTGGGAAGAGCGTGCTTGGGTGGGGTTTTACATGTAAATATAGCAATATAAAATAGCAGTACATGGTTTCCTATAGCAAACAAATGGACTTGGGGAGCAGGGTGGAATGTGTGTTTTCCAGCAACTCTTTTGAGTTTATAAATCAGTCTGCAAGGGGATCCACACAGACTTACCGGAGACCTACTGACAAATGTATCTGGATTTGAATGCTCTTTTGCTGCGCTGCTTTTGGATCTGAAGGGAAAAGCCTGATTATTTGGATGcggtttatttttctcttgatcTCCCCTTACACCTGGGTTTGCAGGAGGGATTGGCTCGGGACATGAACTTGCAGCCAATTCAGGTCTATAACTGGTTTGCAAATTACCGACGACGTCAAAAATCCTGCCTTCCTCGTGCGGAAAAGCTCAACAACTCATGTCCTGAGAGGCCTTTGACTTACCACACAAAGGAGCGGCAGGATGAAGAATCCTACACTC
The Falco rusticolus isolate bFalRus1 chromosome 1, bFalRus1.pri, whole genome shotgun sequence genome window above contains:
- the ANHX gene encoding anomalous homeobox protein, with the translated sequence MKRFMAMLNRNKNKDPPPAKLLDLAGQLCQDLQSSSSNLEKLVGAMMGCKHKMSFLTNIHVVRACVFIHIRNGQHDTACRLLECCKAEEKEELVQLWHEVHYRRAMEKHRTDFLTPLQKFRCRKRNPPPISLCPEGLKNRNYSDEVRQQLHRFAAEVTTNPNKKQREGLARDMNLQPIQVYNWFANYRRRQKSCLPRAEKLNNSCPERPLTYHTKERQDEESYTPQTADGSCVGIGSEQIEMTLVPCDPGWEQPAADLHKPPEGTYLKMMESSFMQSSEMYEARTSEAALTTHSAEQPVAFCTEAVLEPGTCFNSAVLQPREVASSTNASPHLDNFFLCSCGSLTFPDECLAAWQAPCSSRGDPGSMWTPSIEVPVRLCLASLSAHLFLYPTWKKAKPGDNARSWRIQLVTR